The window tattcaaaataaaaaattattaatcttaacttttttaattaattaatataaattaaataaagaacaaaTAAATTTGAATATAAAAACAAATGCAAGAAACTAAATCACAAATTCAATTAAGCCAGCAAGCCCATATTAATTACTtcatttattataaaattcataTTGTTATTCAGGTCGGGGCCCCGAACTGCCCGACCCGAAATGCTTTGGAGATCGCAGGAAAAACAAACATCCTTGTCTACGAAAAAGGCTTGCATATGCTGTTTCTGTTCTTATTAGCAATTGCACGTTTAGCAATCGTCGACTTCACCGATGCTTCTGTCCTCGTACAGTTCGCTTGTCTCCACTATAAACATCGACGATGCTCTCACAATCTACCCATTTCAGGAATTTGGATTCATCGTACCGCCAAACACTCGTACTCATCATCTTCCCGGCCCCCAAAATCCTTCCTAAACTGACTAGCACTCCATGCTTTGAAGATTTTGTATGCATATCATCTGATACAGTTTCTTGTCTGTGGATTGAAAATGGATAGCACATTGCGTAACAACAGGAGAAGAAGTGGTTATGAGCCGTCGGATACTGAAACTGATTGGGTCGACAGTCCCAGGAGAGAAACTCAGAATAAGGGATTTGATATGCAGAGTAGTAGCAGAATTCCTCTGGATGGTGTGGAAGTGATGCAATCCGATGGCATGCTCGTAGAAATGGAGGCTCCATCATCAGGCTCTTCTCGAAGGAGGCACAGTATATCGCCATATAAGCCGCGAGGAGAGCATGGTAATGCTCCCCACCTTTCATATAATGATTTATATAGAAATCGTAGTCCTTTTACGCGTAGGACTTATTCTGATTTGGACAGAAACTCGAGTCCTTTTGCTAAGTCTGATCGGAGGACTAATCTTGATAGTAGTAAGAAAAATGATTCTGGTGCAACTGTTTGTGAAATCGCACAATCCGAACAAAGGACTAATCCCGAAAACTATATTGAAAATGCGAGCCCCTTTTCAACATCGGAGCGTAGGAGATATGTTTCTTCATATAAAAGTGGTGGAAAGGTTCATGGTCTGGTTTATCAAAAGTCGAATCATGATTCAAGTAGAGGGAGAGAGAAATCTGATTACAGTAGGAGAACAGCATCTGCTCCCAGAACAAGGTTTAGAGAAAGGGGGCAACATATCAAATATGATCAAGGGGACGGGACAAAATTCCCCCCTTTGCCTCATGAAACTCCTCATAAGCATGTCCCTTTAGTGTCTGAAATCAATGAAATGCTTGCAAATGCTAAGGTTTCTAAAGAATCGGACAATCATGCTCCCAACTTTGAGAGCACTGATTCCATTTCTCCAGGGGACATTTTCTTTTCTAAGGACTATGGTGGCTTTCAGAAGGTGGTGCTTCCGAAAAAAGTTGGTGACGATCCAAGAAAACCTCTCCCAAAACCACCTGGTTTTGTCGACAAAAATCCTGGCTCTCAACAGGGGAATAAAGTGACCTTGAATTTCAATCACGATATTCAGGCAATTTCTCAAACAACAACAAACTCAAGCTCTGTTGTAAGCCGGCAAAGTAGTAACATAAGTGAGTCGAGTGGTAGGACTAGTGTGAGTACAAAAAAATTCATAGACAATAGAAGAAAAGGCCAGACAGATGCTTGGTTTTCTTGCATTAAGAAAGGATCCTGCAAGAAGTTTCAAAAATCTCCAGAAAAAGAGAGACCTTTTGACGAAGCTTCATTTATTGAGAAAGCAATTGTGGTAGAGAGCTTGAGGCCATTTTGGGCTGATAAATACCAGCCTGGTTCATTGATTGGATTCACTTGCCATAAGCAGGAGGCTCAGCTTCTTCAACAACTTGTAAGGGGTTCTGTTTACATTCTTTGCAAAAGACTTGTCTCTGGTTTCTGATAGAATAAATAAACTTAATCAACCAAATGAGGAAGAGAGATATATTTTACTCTCAGCCTGGCTCAAATGCTAAAATATAATTATCTCCATCTCTAAATATGGTTTATTGATTcttaatattttcatttttcataGAAGACCAGTGAGATTTTCCCTCATATCTTGTTGAAAGGACCACCTGGTTCTGGTAAGAAGTCACTGACAATGGCTCTTCTGCGTGAAATATATGGTGATCCAGTTTGGAATGTATGTTCTTTTGTTCCTTATTGCATATCTTTAATTTCATACACACAAATTTTGGATACCTAACTGAAATCTACCTGAATTTTCCTTTGGCAGATATCTCATGATTTACGATACTTTCAGGTTATGGTATGTTAGCCACTGATGATTTTCTCAAACCCTTGCGTCTATTAAAAATCTAGACATGAAAAGACTGTACACTCACCGTAAATGTGCTCAATCCTTTTCATGTTCAGATTTAAAGTTTCCCAAATTGCCGATTGAGTTAATATTGCAAATGACAATACCTTATTTTTTTGCGCAAAGGCTAAATCTAAATTCAGGTGTATATAATTAGTATTATAGTGGACTAGTTTCCATGATAGCACCAAAAATACTGATATAATATTCAGTAAAAAGCATTGAAGCCACAATGTCATGGGTAATAATTATTACTAGCAAAAAGTTTGAGAAATCACACATACACATACACATATAAATACCTGAGTTACTTCATACTTGATTCATTTTTTATACTGTTGAAGCATGGATCTGGTGATCGTCATTATctagatttatatatatatacatatatatttttatacttGGTTCATTTTTTATACTGTTGAAGCATTGATCCGGTGATCGATATTATCTAGATTTAACCTTATTCTCAATGTCTTTCTCCGACGTCCATCTATATTATTTCTTTCTAAAGCAATTACAAGATTTCAAATTGAGTTATCATTTTGTAATGCCAACAGGAGTCGAGACCTATGCAAGTAGTTGTTCCTGTAAGCTCAAGTTCTCACCATGTGGAACTTAATGTGTACATAGAGCCTAAGGCAGCATATGCACTAACAGCATTGGTCAAGGAAATAAGCAGCAAATATACTGTCACCCCAGAAATCAGCACAGCATATATAAAGCCAGAGTATAAAGGTCTATTTTCATGTTCATGCTACTCTTTTTAATCATAAGCTTTAATTGTAACATTAACTATTTTTTCGACTTGCAGTTTTGGTTCTGTATGATGTTGACAAAGCCCCAGAAAACATACAACACCTTATAAAATGGATCATGGACTGTTACTCAGATTCTTGTAAGTTAATTCTTTGCTGTGAAGATGACGTAGATATCCTTGAGTCGGTTAAGAGCCGATGCAAAATTATCAAGGTTGAGGCTCCTGTGACACAtgaagtaagtatgtatgacaaATAATATTTGTTAAATTTTAAAAGTCGTAATGTTATGTTGAAAAGAGAATGGGATGCAATACTAGATTTTTGTGGTTCAGCCATGATGGAACACATCCACGGTACGATGCCCATATAAATAAGTTTCTATCTGTTAAATTTAGAGTAAGATATAATTAACCTCTTTATACATGTGAATATATTTACATAAACATGGCGGAGGATGTATTTTCATAATCTTAATAATATCAATTCCGATTCTAGAATATACTCTTTGAATTTGGACTGTACTATTTACACAGCTTAATAAAAGAAGATTATATTGTCATATGCATATCAtcaatgattttttttcttcttatttTCATTTCCCCCGTAGGTCATGGAAGTTCTTCTCCAGATAGCAAAAAGAGAAGGTTTTGAATTACCAATGAGCTTTGCTGCTAAAATTGCAACCAAATCAAAGCAAAACCTGAGGCGAGCTGTCATGGCACTTGAAGCCTGTAAAGCACACAAGTATGTTCATTAATGGAAGATTTTTTAGGGCTAGTCGccaggattttttttttttgctatttGAACTTAAATTAAGAACTTTCAGCTATCCCTTTGCGGAGGATCAACCTATTCCAATAGGATGGGAAGAGTCCCTCGTGGAACTTGCTGCTGATATTCTCGAAGATCCATTGCCTAAGAGGTATTAGTGCAATTATCATTTTTATAATGCTCTTTTGGTACCAATACTACAATGTTATAGGATCAAGTTATTGTTGGTGTACCAAAAATTATAGTTGATGCTACAGCTCGAAATTTTAAGTAGATTCAGGCACCACAATTCAATTGATTTGCCATATAGTAAACCACTGATCGAGAACAACATGGCGAATTGTTGCTTTCTCACAATTACAATTCAAAAATTATTTCCTGAAGTTAACTAAACATAGACAAAAGTATATATTACTACCTTGAAAGAGGTCTAAGAGCTTCATTTTTCACATCTACAAAGATATTAACCCCACCTCTGTTGTAAGTTGTCATGAATGTTGCACTTAACGGTAAACATGTGCATTTTGTCTTGGTCAGATTATTTATCATTCGTGGAAAGGTTCAGAAGCTTCTTGCTGATTTTGTTCATCCAAAATTGATTCTCCTGGTAACAGGCCAATATAAATTTTTTCCAGCACTGTTGATTGTATTACCTGTCTTATTTAGTTTGTATCATAACAAATAGCCAACTTTGCAGAAACTTGTTGAACAATTCCTTCAGAGAGTTGAGCCAAAGTTGAAAAGGGAACTTTACTATTGGTACGCATACTATGTAAGTATCATTCTTTCACAACTTTTTCAATTTGCACAAATCAGAAAGTAAAGGGAAGCATATGAGCGATTGAATATCCATCTGCAGGATAAAAGACTCCCAAGTGGAACAACGGCCTTACTAAAGCTAGAAGGTAATGTTGATGGACCACTTCTAATCATTTGTTAATGCTTTAGAGATTATTTTTTATGGTTAGTGCCTGTGCAGTCTTTTGATGTTCACTGAATCTGAGTTTTTTGGTGCAGAATTCGTCGCCAAATTTATGAGTATATATAGGAAAAGCTCTTCAAGTCGGCACCTGTCATAGTGGCATGAACAACATTCTCTCATGGCCTCTTATGTGCGTTAGAAGTTCAAGAAGTGGGAAAACTGTTCACGTGATTGTATTTTGTGTTATTCTGTATACTGCTAATGGTGTAATTGTGAACGCGTGGGAATCAGAAAAGTCCCAACCATTTGCTTCAATGTTTCAATAAAAAGTTATGGTGATGCATGATGCTATATTCCTCTAcctatgtatatgtatgtatgttacGTTTGTCTGTCTGTCTGtctctctctctatatatatatatatatatgttattttaggaaaaaagataagaaaaagaaagaatACTTATATTCGCAACCCTCCCGTCTCCcacaaaagtattatttttttggggacaaaacaaaaatatataaaattaggtggCACAGATGCATTGGTAGCTTTTCACATGTATGcatatgtatatgtttatatatatatacatatcacgAATCATCTAGTTCCGCACCGCACTCTCTCTCTttatattatcattattattattcggAAAGCTTCTAAATTCAATCTCTCTCCCTGTAAACTGTAAGTCACACTTCTGTTATCCCATTGTCATCAAGAAATATTGTTAAACAGTTGTGTCTTCTTTCTTTATTCTGTTTGGTATCTTTGATTATTATCCAAGTTTCGTTATTGCTGTTGTTTTAGTGATTTCCAAGTGAATTTGATTAATTGTTTTGGTAGAATCTTGAAGCTTAATTTACAACAGCTGATTGATTCCAAGAAACTGGATGGCCGATGCAAACTGCGTATGATAACTGGGAGTTGCTAGAAAAttacattaaattttaaaaaaatcattttttttgctGTCCGTATGCTTATCTCATAGCCACTTCACAGTTTCTTCACTTTGTTCGGTCTCATCCTTTCATGAAAAATGAATTCATCGTAagctttgatttttttttctgtttCTCTTTCATGGCATCTAAGAGAGGATGAGAccggtcaatcctaccgatatttacaataaaaaataataaaaatatttatctcacaaaataaaTACTAGAAATGAGATTGTCTCaataaagtttttgaaaaactttaTTGAATATCTATGTATGTCTACATATATCAAATATGGATCCACGATTTTATACCAAGTATACCGTAATTAAATCTTATCAAATATCTGTCTCTCTAACTTTAAATAATATATCAAACATGAGTTTATTTTTGTAATGATTGATTTCGTGGGAATCTTTACtaaaaatattgatattgtggttttatttataaaattagttgAGTATGGGCGACAGCCAGGGAGAATACAAGGCCGGGAAAAGTTCGGCAAACTCTCATGTTGCTCTTAACGAAAGAATCCTAGCCTCTATGTCACGGAGAACTGTTGCTGCTCATCCATGGCATGACTTGGAAATTGGTAATATTTATACCCAACTATTGAATCGTGAAGAAGATTcgaaacttttatttttttgggcTAAAGTTGTGCAGTAAATTTGCTTTTTCAGTTTAGTTGAGATGAGAATATTGGTTTTCCTAATACAATTCTAGTGAGTGGTAGGGGTAGAAAATTTAAGATCAAATTTCGTGGCGGGACTAAACTAAAACTTGATGAAGTTAGAGGATGAAACTATATAGTTACATAATTATTTCTAGAATCAACCTCTTCGGGAGCCATAGCCATTCTTTATTCCTATCTGATTTTCTTTCTCTACTTTGCATTACATACGTTTTTAATCTAATTTTGTGATATGCAGGGCCAGGGGCACCAGCAACTTTCAACTGTGTGAGTGATTcttctcttcatgtggcccttTTAATATTGTAAATTTCAAAatcattttcagcatgttttttctttaaaaaaatgtgATGATAATGTTGAATGTATGTTTAATGTGATTATCTTTGTTATTATAGTATTTTGATCTGTAGTAACTTGGCAGGTGATTGAAATTGGTAAAGGCAGCAAGGTTAAATATGAGCTTGACAAAAACAGCGGCCTCATCAAGGTGGGGAATTCATTTCCATGTACTTTTATGTGAAGCAAAACACTACTTGTATGCTGATCAGTTTGGTTTTTCTTTTCTGACGAAAACTATTAGCTAAACAATCTTTCTATGAATCCATAACAGAAGATTTTGTTTCTTTTTGCCAATGAACTCAACGGTTGAATCTTCTGTTACTTTGGCTAAGAGAGCAAATGGGCACGCATGGCCTTAAAACCACACGTCATAACATTGCACAGGAATAAGAGAAGTCTGGGTTTCCAGAAACATGATAGGATCTACTTTTGCAAAACAATCTCCATTTCTGCAATTTTTCATAATAATGTTCTTCCGTGTTCTTCATATATGCACTCAGTTTACTCAATGCCGGTTCCTTCTATGTTCAAGAGCAGAATGAAAATTTGCTTTATGTTTTGTTTTCCATCTTTGTAGTGAAGtactaaaaatagtaatttTGTTACAGGTTGATCGAGTGCTCTACTCATCTGTTGTCTATCCACACAACTATGGTTTCATCCCTCGAACCCTTTGTGAAGATAGTGATCCTTTGGATGTTCTAGTTCTGATGCAGGTTGCTCCGACTTGATAAATGTCATTTTTTATGTTTACTACTGGAAATTTATTAGTCTTGCTCATAATTTTTGTGGGTTCTGCACAGGAACCTGTACTACCAGGTACTTACCTCCGTGCACGTGCCATTGGGCTGATGCCAATGATAGATCAGGTAGGCCTTTCACTATTCTGGAACGCTGGTACAGTATTTTACTTCACCAAATTGA is drawn from Primulina eburnea isolate SZY01 chromosome 10, ASM2296580v1, whole genome shotgun sequence and contains these coding sequences:
- the LOC140803043 gene encoding soluble inorganic pyrophosphatase 4-like isoform X2; protein product: MGDSQGEYKAGKSSANSHVALNERILASMSRRTVAAHPWHDLEIGPGAPATFNCVIEIGKGSKVKYELDKNSGLIKVDRVLYSSVVYPHNYGFIPRTLCEDSDPLDVLVLMQEPVLPGTYLRARAIGLMPMIDQGEKDDKIIAVCADDPEFRHHEDIKDLPPHRLAEIRRFFEDYKKNENKEVAVEDFLPAKAAVDAVRHSMDLYASYIVEGLRK
- the LOC140803042 gene encoding uncharacterized protein isoform X2 translates to MDSTLRNNRRRSGYEPSDTETDWVDSPRRETQNKGFDMQSSSRIPLDGVEVMQSDGMLVEMEAPSSGSSRRRHSISPYKPRGEHGNAPHLSYNDLYRNRSPFTRRTYSDLDRNSSPFAKSDRRTNLDSSKKNDSGATVCEIAQSEQRTNPENYIENASPFSTSERRRYVSSYKSGGKVHGLVYQKSNHDSSRGREKSDYSRRTASAPRTRFRERGQHIKYDQGDGTKFPPLPHETPHKHVPLVSEINEMLANAKVSKESDNHAPNFESTDSISPGDIFFSKDYGGFQKVVLPKKVGDDPRKPLPKPPGFVDKNPGSQQGNKVTLNFNHDIQAISQTTTNSSSVVSRQSSNISESSGRTSVSTKKFIDNRRKGQTDAWFSCIKKGSCKKFQKSPEKERPFDEASFIEKAIVVESLRPFWADKYQPGSLIGFTCHKQEAQLLQQLTSEIFPHILLKGPPGSGKKSLTMALLREIYGDPVWNISHDLRYFQVMESRPMQVVVPVSSSSHHVELNVYIEPKAAYALTALVKEISSKYTVTPEISTAYIKPEYKVLVLYDVDKAPENIQHLIKWIMDCYSDSCKLILCCEDDVDILESVKSRCKIIKVEAPVTHEVMEVLLQIAKREGFELPMSFAAKIATKSKQNLRRAVMALEACKAHNYPFAEDQPIPIGWEESLVELAADILEDPLPKRLFIIRGKVQKLLADFVHPKLILLKLVEQFLQRVEPKLKRELYYWYAYYDKRLPSGTTALLKLEEFVAKFMSIYRKSSSSRHLS
- the LOC140803043 gene encoding soluble inorganic pyrophosphatase 4-like isoform X1, translating into MADANCLSMGDSQGEYKAGKSSANSHVALNERILASMSRRTVAAHPWHDLEIGPGAPATFNCVIEIGKGSKVKYELDKNSGLIKVDRVLYSSVVYPHNYGFIPRTLCEDSDPLDVLVLMQEPVLPGTYLRARAIGLMPMIDQGEKDDKIIAVCADDPEFRHHEDIKDLPPHRLAEIRRFFEDYKKNENKEVAVEDFLPAKAAVDAVRHSMDLYASYIVEGLRK
- the LOC140803042 gene encoding uncharacterized protein isoform X1 gives rise to the protein MDSTLRNNRRRSGYEPSDTETDWVDSPRRETQNKGFDMQSSSRIPLDGVEVMQSDGMLVEMEAPSSGSSRRRHSISPYKPRGEHGNAPHLSYNDLYRNRSPFTRRTYSDLDRNSSPFAKSDRRTNLDSSKKNDSGATVCEIAQSEQRTNPENYIENASPFSTSERRRYVSSYKSGGKVHGLVYQKSNHDSSRGREKSDYSRRTASAPRTRFRERGQHIKYDQGDGTKFPPLPHETPHKHVPLVSEINEMLANAKVSKESDNHAPNFESTDSISPGDIFFSKDYGGFQKVVLPKKVGDDPRKPLPKPPGFVDKNPGSQQGNKVTLNFNHDIQAISQTTTNSSSVVSRQSSNISESSGRTSVSTKKFIDNRRKGQTDAWFSCIKKGSCKKFQKSPEKERPFDEASFIEKAIVVESLRPFWADKYQPGSLIGFTCHKQEAQLLQQLKTSEIFPHILLKGPPGSGKKSLTMALLREIYGDPVWNISHDLRYFQVMESRPMQVVVPVSSSSHHVELNVYIEPKAAYALTALVKEISSKYTVTPEISTAYIKPEYKVLVLYDVDKAPENIQHLIKWIMDCYSDSCKLILCCEDDVDILESVKSRCKIIKVEAPVTHEVMEVLLQIAKREGFELPMSFAAKIATKSKQNLRRAVMALEACKAHNYPFAEDQPIPIGWEESLVELAADILEDPLPKRLFIIRGKVQKLLADFVHPKLILLKLVEQFLQRVEPKLKRELYYWYAYYDKRLPSGTTALLKLEEFVAKFMSIYRKSSSSRHLS